One region of Termitidicoccus mucosus genomic DNA includes:
- a CDS encoding tetratricopeptide repeat protein: protein MKRFRFARVLGVFFLCWLFSPGASAAKDWQVVTSEHFEMLSCTSERHSKKLLVELEQFREMFFRLFARSQGSEPRMRIVLFDYDSQFRPYKPLLPNGKPDEKVGGRVFRHESGALLVAANEDLDWARQSLFWEYELALVYSRERAIPVWLGVGLAEVYSTFEADKDSVTVGMASEKNVRKLAERWPRIELGDLFGVTKQSKFYTDPDQRGMLYARAWLFAHHQTCGVDGDHGRKLTAFYELLSRDTTPISEAFKTIYGMDYKAMERELDDYLRGGRYRSIILKIPSDAISAKIKARPATDFEREFALLDLDWRAHERGNVLARAIVLSEGRPDRPEPWQLQAELAMREQNATQAQQCLERAAELGSNSSFVLVRAAKEIMRQIRPTLDYRMPDELCQKLRGWLDRALALDPGNAEAYETLSMVEAHSGKIRGPVVKEIDAARRDMSDPSRTLAALAIVRWRIKDYENSERIADHLISQPKTSPALKSMMQSLKRRIAKDTGREVEPEANRRRRTPPAGIKPAPVRPQIKPPSLPETR from the coding sequence ATGAAGCGATTCCGTTTTGCGCGTGTCCTCGGCGTGTTCTTTTTGTGCTGGCTGTTCTCTCCCGGCGCATCCGCCGCGAAGGACTGGCAGGTGGTCACCAGCGAACATTTCGAGATGCTCAGTTGCACCTCGGAGCGGCATTCGAAAAAGCTCCTCGTGGAATTGGAGCAGTTCCGCGAAATGTTTTTCAGGCTGTTTGCGCGCAGCCAGGGCAGCGAGCCGCGCATGCGCATCGTGCTGTTCGACTACGACAGCCAGTTCCGTCCCTACAAGCCGCTGCTGCCGAATGGAAAACCCGACGAGAAGGTCGGCGGACGCGTGTTCCGCCACGAATCGGGCGCCTTGCTGGTGGCGGCCAACGAGGATCTGGACTGGGCGCGGCAGTCGTTGTTTTGGGAATACGAACTGGCGCTGGTTTACTCGCGCGAACGCGCGATACCGGTATGGCTGGGTGTCGGGCTGGCCGAGGTGTATTCGACTTTTGAGGCCGACAAGGATTCCGTCACGGTGGGCATGGCCAGCGAGAAAAACGTGCGGAAGCTGGCCGAGCGCTGGCCGCGCATCGAGCTTGGCGATTTGTTCGGCGTGACGAAGCAAAGCAAATTCTACACCGACCCGGACCAGCGCGGCATGCTCTACGCGAGGGCATGGCTCTTTGCGCACCACCAGACTTGCGGCGTGGACGGCGACCACGGGCGGAAACTGACGGCGTTTTATGAATTGCTCTCGCGGGACACGACGCCGATCTCGGAGGCGTTCAAGACAATCTATGGCATGGATTACAAAGCCATGGAGCGGGAGCTGGACGATTATTTGCGGGGCGGACGCTATCGCAGCATCATCCTGAAAATCCCGTCCGATGCCATCAGCGCGAAAATCAAGGCGCGGCCGGCGACCGATTTCGAGCGCGAGTTCGCGTTGCTCGACCTCGACTGGCGCGCGCACGAACGCGGCAACGTGCTTGCCCGGGCGATCGTGCTGTCGGAGGGGCGCCCGGATCGTCCCGAGCCCTGGCAGTTGCAGGCGGAGCTGGCGATGCGCGAACAGAACGCCACGCAGGCGCAGCAATGCCTGGAGCGCGCGGCGGAGCTTGGCAGCAATTCCTCGTTTGTGCTGGTGCGGGCGGCCAAGGAAATCATGCGCCAGATCCGTCCGACGCTGGATTACCGGATGCCGGACGAGTTATGCCAGAAACTCCGCGGCTGGCTGGACCGCGCGCTCGCGCTCGATCCCGGCAATGCCGAGGCATACGAGACCCTGTCCATGGTCGAGGCGCACAGCGGGAAAATACGCGGCCCGGTGGTGAAGGAAATCGACGCGGCGCGCAGGGACATGAGCGACCCGTCCCGCACGCTCGCCGCCCTGGCCATCGTGCGCTGGCGCATCAAGGATTACGAGAACAGCGAGCGCATCGCCGACCATCTGATTTCGCAACCCAAGACATCCCCGGCCTTGAAATCGATGATGCAGTCGCTCAAGCGCCGCATCGCGAAGGACACGGGCCGCGAGGTGGAGCCCGAGGCCAATCGACGCAGGAGGACTCCGCCCGCCGGCATAAAGCCCGCCCCGGTCCGCCCGCAGATCAAACCGCCGTCGTTGCCGGAAACGCGATGA
- a CDS encoding P-II family nitrogen regulator gives MKLIIAVIKPFKLEEVKSALAEIGIEGMTVSEVKGFGRQKGHTEIYRGSEYSVDFLPKMKLEIVAPADIAPKVVDTIAKAARTGKIGDGKIFVLPVDHAVRIRTEEQGSAAI, from the coding sequence ATGAAACTCATCATCGCCGTCATCAAGCCCTTCAAGCTGGAGGAAGTAAAAAGCGCCCTTGCCGAAATCGGCATCGAGGGCATGACCGTGTCCGAAGTCAAGGGCTTCGGGCGTCAGAAGGGCCATACGGAGATTTATCGCGGGAGCGAGTATTCGGTCGATTTCCTGCCCAAGATGAAGCTGGAAATCGTGGCTCCCGCCGACATAGCCCCGAAAGTGGTCGATACGATTGCGAAAGCCGCCCGCACCGGAAAGATCGGCGACGGGAAAATCTTCGTGCTCCCGGTTGACCACGCCGTCCGCATCCGCACCGAGGAGCAGGGATCGGCGGCGATCTGA
- a CDS encoding site-specific integrase, with translation MNRLPRDGGNLPMKQKKTAFTIKPFRNRNGVISFRVAGWLLGERVRKNFKTREDAIAERAALELRVLQSQSNLRGASTFLTEAQLREAEAAFLRLEKARRPLTFYLDYALANYREPEAALKIGDAIESYLKARKEDVQQALMGERQLRNIRLELTEFQRHFSTQTLAEVGAEALPACIRRGNGSLKTQNNRRAVLFTFFKYACQKGWLVKNPLEGTTRHRIDHSRGGAEALTAESAAQLMAHVESVHGGAFVPFFVLCLFAGIRPDGEITKLPAADVRLENNAITIEPWVSKVNMRRLVTIQPNLAAWLCAYPLDEYPVIPPKEKMKSIAKKLTCIRQKFGVGHDVLRHTFISMHVAKFRSMGDAALQAGNSESIIRRHYLNVTTPQEAEAFFNIRPRLRRHAVPQPLPATQQASAPAPVPAPTPDQDQLAA, from the coding sequence ATGAATAGGTTGCCACGTGACGGCGGCAACCTACCGATGAAACAAAAAAAGACCGCCTTCACCATCAAGCCGTTCAGGAATCGCAACGGCGTGATTTCATTCCGCGTCGCCGGCTGGCTGCTCGGCGAGCGCGTTCGTAAAAACTTCAAGACCCGCGAGGACGCCATCGCCGAGCGCGCTGCGCTCGAACTGCGCGTGCTCCAGTCGCAATCCAACCTTCGTGGCGCGAGCACGTTTCTGACCGAGGCTCAATTGCGCGAGGCCGAGGCCGCGTTTCTCCGGCTGGAGAAAGCGCGGCGACCGCTCACGTTTTATCTGGACTATGCGCTGGCCAATTACCGCGAGCCCGAGGCCGCGCTAAAAATCGGCGATGCCATCGAGAGCTACCTGAAGGCGCGCAAGGAGGACGTGCAACAGGCGTTGATGGGCGAACGCCAGTTGCGAAACATCCGGCTGGAGCTGACGGAGTTCCAGCGGCATTTCTCAACGCAGACGCTTGCGGAGGTGGGCGCGGAGGCGTTGCCCGCTTGTATCCGGCGCGGTAATGGGTCGCTGAAAACGCAGAACAACCGGCGCGCCGTGCTGTTCACGTTTTTCAAATATGCCTGCCAGAAAGGCTGGCTGGTGAAAAACCCGTTGGAAGGCACCACCCGCCACCGCATCGACCACAGCCGGGGCGGGGCCGAAGCGCTCACGGCGGAGAGCGCCGCGCAACTCATGGCGCATGTCGAGAGTGTCCACGGCGGGGCGTTCGTGCCGTTTTTCGTGCTATGCCTGTTCGCCGGCATCCGCCCCGACGGGGAAATCACCAAGCTGCCCGCCGCCGACGTGCGGCTGGAGAACAACGCCATCACCATCGAGCCGTGGGTATCCAAGGTCAACATGCGCCGGCTGGTGACCATCCAGCCGAACCTCGCGGCGTGGTTGTGCGCGTATCCGCTGGACGAATACCCCGTCATTCCGCCCAAGGAAAAAATGAAGAGCATCGCAAAAAAACTCACGTGCATCCGCCAAAAGTTCGGCGTCGGGCACGATGTGTTGCGGCACACGTTTATTTCGATGCACGTGGCGAAATTCCGTTCGATGGGCGACGCGGCGTTGCAGGCGGGCAACTCGGAAAGCATCATCCGCCGCCATTACCTGAACGTGACCACACCGCAGGAGGCGGAGGCGTTTTTCAATATCCGCCCCAGGCTGAGGCGGCACGCCGTGCCGCAGCCATTGCCAGCGACGCAGCAGGCAAGCGCGCCCGCGCCTGTTCCTGCACCCACACCCGACCAGGATCAACTCGCCGCATAA
- a CDS encoding P-II family nitrogen regulator: MKLIISIIKPFKLEEVKAALADIGIEGMTVTEVKGFGRQKGHTEIYRGSEYTVDFLPKVKIEVVVVDDLAAKAVETITKSAKTGKIGDGKIFVLPVEDVIRIRTDERGDAAV, from the coding sequence ATGAAACTTATCATATCCATCATCAAGCCATTCAAACTTGAGGAGGTGAAAGCCGCGCTTGCCGACATCGGCATCGAGGGCATGACCGTGACCGAGGTGAAAGGCTTCGGACGGCAGAAAGGGCACACGGAGATCTACCGTGGGAGCGAATACACCGTGGACTTTTTGCCCAAGGTGAAGATCGAAGTGGTGGTCGTGGACGACCTCGCCGCGAAAGCGGTGGAGACGATCACGAAGTCGGCAAAGACGGGCAAGATAGGCGACGGAAAGATCTTCGTGCTGCCGGTCGAGGATGTGATCCGCATCCGCACCGACGAGCGCGGTGACGCGGCGGTCTGA